One Heyndrickxia oleronia genomic window, GATATACAGGTATCTCTATAAAAACAGCGATTCAATCATTTACAGATTATAATGGCTCCAATCAACATGTAATTATAACTACAGTACGTTTACCAAGAGCAATGATTGCTGCTGCAGTAGGAGCATGCTTAGCTATGGCAGGGGTCATCATGCAAACATTAACCAAAAATCCCCTTGCAGCACCTGAAATTTTAGGTACAAACGCAGGAGCGGGATTTGCTGTTGTGCTTGCGGTTACTTTATTCCACGTCTCTGGGCTACAAGCATTTGCTTGGATATCCTTTGCAGGTGCAGCTGTTGCAACAGCTGGAGTATATGTGATTAGCTCAGTTGGTCGTGAAGGACTAACGCCAATGAAACTAACATTAGCAGGTGCTGCTATTGCTGCCTTATTTTCATCCTTTACGCAAGGATTGCTTTCTATTAATGATGCAGCATTGGAACAGGTTCTTTTTTGGCTCGCTGGATCTGTGCAAGGTAGAAAGCTTGAAATTTTACAATCTATCCTACCGTATATGATTGCTGGCTGGGTGATTGCATTGATTTTTGCGTCCAAAATGAATGTCCTTGCAATGGGAGAAGATGTTGCAAAAGGACTTGGATTAAAAACAGGACTTGTAAAAATAGTTTCTGGTTTACTCGTTATCTTTTTAGCAGGTAGTGCGGTTGCTGTAGCAGGACCAATCGGTTTTATAGGAATAGTGGTTCCACATATATCTAGAAAGATTATTGGGATTGATCATAGATGGCTTTTACCTTTTTCTGGAATACTTGGCGGTATACTTTTACTTGCGGCAGATATTGCAGCAAGATATGTGATCATGCCTCAGGAAGTACCCGTTGGAGTGATGACTGCAATCATTGGAGTTCCATTTTTTATTTACATCGCTCGAAGGGGGTTTAATGGACGATGAGTCAGTATAAAAATCTTCGTCTTTTTAAAGGGAAAATCTCCTTTTTGGTTGACCTTCGTGCAGCATGGGTTATTTTCCTATTATTTATTGTGACATTAATTGCATTGATCGTTAGTACTGGGCTGGGGGATATGAATATTAACCCTCTTACAGTTGTAAAGACATTTTTCGGTGGGGGAACTAGTCTGGAACAACTAGTTGTTTTAAAATTCCGTTTGCCAAGAATTATCGTTTCTTTATTTGTAGGAATTGCTTTAGCAATGGCAGGTGGCATTTTACAAGGAATTATACGGAATCCGTTAGCATCACCAGATATTATTGGTATTACAGGTGGAGCAGGGGCAGCGGTAGTCTCCTTTTTAGCCATTTTTAGTAATAAAGATAATAGTCTAACGGTTAGTATTGGTTGGCTTCCGGTAGCAGCATTTTTAGGAGCAGCAATCGTGGCATTTTTGGTATATTTTTTAGCTTGGAAGGATGGAGTTTCTCCCATAAGATTAGTTTTAATTGGCATTGGTATTTCGGCTGTAATGAAAGCCATCACAACCTTACTAATGATACTAGGTCCAATTTATCGGGCAAGTGATGCTAATATATGGTTAACAGGAACGGTTAATGGTTCAAGTTGGGGGAATGTAAGTGTTATTGTTCCATGGGTCATTATCTTAACCATTGTCGCACTCATTTCGGCAAGAAAAATTAATATTCAGGAATTTGGTGATGAACTCGCTACTGGCGTAGGGAGTCATGTACAAAGACAGCGTTTTTTCCTTTTACTTTTAAGTACCGCTTTAGTAGGTGCAGCCGTTGCATTTGGTGGAGGTATTGGTTTTGTCGGGTTAATGGCGCCTCATATGGCGAGAAGACTTGTGGGGTCATCATTTGGCGCGTTATTGCCGGCTTCAGCTTTTCTTGGTGGCATCCTAGTAATGGTGGCGGACTTAATTGGACGGACTGTTTTTACTCCTCTTGAGGTTCCAGCAGGGGTATTTACTGCCGCAATTGGAGCACCTTATTTTATCTATTTACTATTTAGAACGAAGTCTTCTTAAAAGGAGTGGACATGATGCGTGAGACTATTCAAACAAAATCATTAACATTGGGCTATGGAGATTCGATTATTATTGATGAGCTTGACTTGAATATACCTAAAGGAGAAATAACTGTATTTATCGGTGGAAATGGGTGTGGTAAGTCAACTTTACTTCGCTCGATGGCACGACTCTTAAAGCCAGAAGCAGGTTCGGTTCTGTTGGCAGGTAAGGAAATTGCCAAACTTCCCACAAAGGAAGTAGCTAAAAATTTATCTATCCTCCCACAGACACCTGTTGCACCTGAAGGATTGACGGTCTTACAGCTTGTGAAGCAAGGGCGTTTTCCCTATCAGACGTGGCTAAAGCAATGGTCAGATGAAGATGAACAAATTGTTATGCGTGCTTTACAAGCAACGCGTATGATGGATTATAAAGATCGTCCTGTAGATGAATTATCTGGTGGCCAGCGACAAAGAGCATGGATTGCTATGACCCTAGCTCAAGATACGGATGTTATTTTACTTGATGAACCAACGACATACTTAGATATGACACATCAAATTGAAATCCTCGATCTATTATTCGAGTTGAATGAAAAGGAAAATAGAACGATTGTAATGGTTCTTCATGACTTAAATTTAGCCTGTCGCTATGCACATAATATAGTAGCGATTCGTGATAAAAAAGTTTATGCACAAGGTACACCTGAATCAGTGATCAGTTGTCAAATGGTTAGAGATGTTTTTGATATGAATTGCCAAGTAACTATGGATCCTCTTTTCGGAACACCACTTTGTATCCCTCATGGAAAAGGCAGATGCATCTTAAAAGGCGGGAAAATTGATGCAATCTAGGTCCATGACTGAGCTTTCGAAATATCGGTTATTAAATGAATTAAAACAACAGGATTTCATACTTGAATTAAAAGATTTTTTTAATAAAGAGCACTTACCAGATATTCTAGTAAGAATCGGTCAAAAATTAGGAGCTCCAACTAATAAAGTAACAGCTTCCATGATTGCCAAGCGGATGGCATTTTTCGGAGTGATTCATTTATATGCAATGAGTGTTTTAAATCAAAGATTTATTGTGAAAATCGATGATATAAAATTAGTTGGTCGTGCTGAGGACAGACTTTGGTTACCTGATTTTTATTTTGAGCATTATTTTGCTGAAGATGCCTTAAATGATCGTGTCAAGTGGAGGGAGGAAGTTATCCAGAATATTTTTTCTGGTTTCTTTCATCCTATGATTGAAGCATTAAGAAGAGAAACACGATTCTCTAAATTAGTCATGTGGGAAAATATTGCAATCTATATTTTTTGGTTATATGAAAGCCTTATGAAGGATAATGAATATAAGTGGATCCATCACCAATTAGAGGATGATTATCGCTTTATCGTTCATGAAGCGAGCCCTGAACTTTTTGGCCCGTACAAATATAATCCGCTAACACGTTTTGATAGTGAAAAAGTAATACGTGAGAATTTGGTTGAACCGGTACGGGTACGAAAAACTTGTTGTCTTGCTAATCTATTAGAAGAGAAAAATGGAAAGAGATGTTCCACTTGTCCAAATGGATGTAATATGCCGCCTTTTTAAATATTGATGAAAAGAAGTGAAGATCATGGATCAAGTTTTTCAAGATCAATTCGAAGCTTTAATTGAAAAGTACACAGAGCTCTTACTTGGTGAATCAAATGAGGAATTGATGGAGAAAGTAAAAATATGGGTGCTTTATACATATATATCAAAATCGATGCCAGCGCTCGCTAAGCACTGGAATACCCTATATCCAGAGAGTAAAGAGCAATTGAAACAACTCATTTATGAAATTAAACAGCTGAATGATGAGCATCGGGCAAAAGGAAGAGACAATCAATAGAGGAAGTTGGAAAAGGGGGAAAACCCCTTTTTCCAACTTCCTCTAATCATTTAGTGCCTCAATTAATAAATCAACAATATGAACAGCTCTCATTTTATCGGATAAACCTTCACGTTCAATTCCTAGCTTCATCTGCAATAAGCATCCTGGATTTGCTGTAACAATGGTAGTTGTATTCGTTTCTATCACATTTTTCATTTTGGAATCTAATATTTTCATAGACATTTCAGATTCAACAATATTGTAGATTCCTGCAGAACCACAACACCGATCAGCATCTTTCATCTCATAATATTGGACTCCATCTATTGATTGGAGTAATAGCCTGGGTGCTTCGGCTGTTTTCATTACATTTCGAAGATGACAGGAATCTTGATATGTGATGCATTGATTAGGAAGATGGAGAGAGACATGTTTATGGAAGTCCAGTTCAACTAATATTTGTGTTATATCCTTTAATTTTTCTTTAAAGGCTTTGGCGCGTGGATACCACTCAGGATCATTCATAAGCAAATGATCATAGTCAATAAGAAATGCTCCACACCCTCCTGCATTTGTAATGATATAATCAGCATTTGTATGCTCAAATGCTTCAATATTAAGTTTTGCCATTTCAATCGCTTTTGCCTTCTCCCCGCTATGTCCATGCAGCGCCCCACAGCATCCTTGTGTTTTCGGGATAACTATCTCACAGCCGGCTTTTTGCAATAATTTTAGTGTTCCATTATTTGTTTCTAAAAACATTGTATCCATTAAACAACCAGCAAAAAATGCGACTCTTTTCAAACGTTTTTGTTCAGCGGGTAAAAATTCAGGACGGTTATTCATCTCTTTTCTTTTCGGAACCTTTGGTAATACTTTTTCCATTGTCGCTAAACTCTCAGGGAAAAGCTTCATAAAGCCAATCTTTCTAGTAACTTTTTGAAGACCTGATCGTTGGTAAATTCCAAGTAAACTTGTGACGGTCCGCATTCTATTTTGATGGGGAAAAAGTCCTTCGAAAACAGCATTTCTAACCGTTTTAACAGGAGCTTTTTGTTTTTTATTTTGTTGAATAATATCCCTTGCTTCTTCCAATAAGTGTCCGTATTTTACTCCTGATGGACAAACAGGCTCACAGGCTCTACAACCTAGACAAAGGCTTAATGAACGCTCAACATCTTCATCTGGCTCAAGAAGACCATCTTTTACAGCTTTCATTAGAGCGATTCTCCCACGAGGTGATTGGAGTTCTTGAAAGCCTGACTCAATATAAGTGGGACAGGATGGGAGACAAAATCCACATCTCATACAGTTTAAAAGCTCATCCTCATCCATTCGATCCATAAAGCCTTGTTGTATAATTTTTCGCTCAGTTACTGATTTCATGTTGATATCACCACACGTTTCCGACTGTCTTTAGCAAAAACTTTTCCCGGGTTCAAAATGTTTAAAGGATCGAAGCCAGTCTTTATTGCCTTCATGGCTGAAATTCCTTCTTTTCCAAGTTTCCATTCTAAGTATGGTGCTTTCATTACACCAACTCCATGTTCGCCTGTTATAGTACCACCTAAATCAATGGCCTTTTCAAATATTTCAGCAAAGGCTTGTTCTACACGTTCTATTTCTTCTGTATTTCTTACATCTGTTAGACAAGTAGGATGAAGATTTCCATCTCCAGCATGTCCGAAAGTACAAATATTTAGCTGATACTTTTCAGCTATTTCATTAATGGAGCGAACCATCTTGGCAATTTCTGAACGTGGAACAGTAGCATCCTCAAGTATGGTTGTGGGTTTTAATCTTGCCAAAGCAGAAAGTGCAACTCTTCGTGCTGTTCTTAATGCATCTGCTTCTTCCTCTGATTTTGCTATCTCAACAGATTCTGCGTTCTCTTCTAAGCAAAGTGTTGCAATCTTTTCCATATCCTTATCGACAACATCCTTACTCCCATCTTGTTCAATGAGAAGAACTGCCTTTACATTCGTTGGTAATCCGATGTTAGCAAAATCCTCTACAGCTATTAATGTTGGCTGGTCCAAAAACTCAAGAGTAGTAGGAATGATTCTATTAGCGATAATTTTCGATACGGAGCGTGCTGCCGCTTCTATGTCTTGGAATAAAGCAAGCATTGTTTTTTTTGTTTCAGGCATGGGAATTAACTTTAAAGTAGCTTCAGTTATAATCCCAAGGGTACCTTCAGAGCCAACAAACAGTCTAGTTAAATCGTAACCCGCTACATCTTTAGCTAGTTTGCCACCCGTTCTGATGATATCTCCATTAGGAAGTACAACTTCCAATGCAAGGACATAGTCTCTCGTAACTCCGTATTTTAAACCACGTAACCCACCAGAGTTTTCATTTATATTCCCTCCAATGGTTGATATTTTCATACTACTAGGGTCTGGAGGATAGAATAAGCCTTTTGCTTCGACTGCATGAATCATATCAAGGGTAATGATTCCAGGTTGAACAGTAATGGTTAAATTTTCTTCATCAATGTCAATAATTTGATTCATGTGTTTAAATAAGAGAACAAGTCCGCCTTCTGTAGGACAAGTACCTGCACAAAGATTTGTACCAGAGCCTCTAGGAACGATAGGAATTTTGAACTCGCTACAAAGCTTTACAATCTCGGCTATTTCCTGTGTATTTCTAGGTGAAACGATAATGTCTGGAAGGGATTGAAATTGTGGTGTAGCATCATAGGAATATACTAATCTTCCAGCCTTAGAGTCATCCACATTTTCAATACCAACTATTGAAATTAGACGATCTTTAACGATTTGTGAAATCATGAATATCCTCCATTTTCATGTAAATTCTCTTTATATTTCCTAAATAAAGTATAAAAAAAAGCGAGTATTCTTCGCTATGTATTTTTCACTAAATAAAATAGAAGAAAAATAGATTTACTTTGTATAATGATCCAAAATATATAACCCTAAATAAAGAGTAAATTGGTCTTTTGTTTTTTTGGGATTTAATGATGTATGATCCTCAATTTTTTTAATACGATAATGAAGGGTGTTAATATGTATATGTAATTCTTCTGCAGTTTTTTTAATTGAGAAATTACGTTCAAATAATACACGTAAAGTTTGTAAAAGCTCTTCATCTTCAAGTAGGGGAGAGATGGTACGTTGAATGAATTCCTTTTTTGTATCCAATCGTAAATCCTCCATAATCATTTCTAATGTGAGATGGTCATCAAACATTATCCAATTATGTCCAGTGATAGCATGAAGTGCACGTTCTGCTTTTAAAAATGACTTCTTTAGTTCAGTTGGTTGAACAATCGTTCCAACACCGAATTGTAAGCTGAGATGATTTGATGTCTCTATTTCGTTTTTCCATCTATATAATTTATTTTTAAGTGAATAATGGTCCAGAGGAGGATCCGCTTCTAATAGCAATAATAAGCGGTCATTTCCCCAATTGATGCATAAGTCATTCCGATTTCTCTCTGATCTCCACTTCATTGATAAATCAAAAAGTTGTTGATCTTCACGAATCACTTTTATGAGAATGAGGAGTCTTGGGACAGATAAGTTTATATTTAAGAGTTCAGCTCGATTATAAAATGCTAAGTCCCACTCTCTTAGCTCTAACCAATCAAAGATAAACGCCTCAAGTGTACGAGTTTGACGTGTCATTTCCTCTTTGTAGAAGTTTTCCTGAATCAGAAGTTCGGTCATTTTTTTTAATAATTCTGCATAGGGTAACACCTTTATCGGTTCACCAGTAATGCCGATTACCCCAACGACTTGCTTTCCGAAGCAAATTGGTAAATTAATACCCGCCTTAACTCCTTCTAGGAGGGATTCATCCTCTTTTTTTATAATGAGTTTTTCATTTTTTTTACTCGTGATTAAGGCGCCTTCATGAAAGGTTCCTATTCTTTCATTATTTGTACTTGCAATGATAGTTCCTGCGGTATTCATCACTACAATTTCTTCATTTAATAATTTCCGGACTTCATTTACAATCTTTTTTGCGAAATTTACTTGTAACATTGATGTCCCCCCTAAAAACACTACTCTTATTTAAGGATAAATGATTTCTAGGGTTTCATAAAGAATGAAAAGCAGCATAAAATATGCTGCTTTAAAATTATTGCACTTGATTCCCATAAGGGAATTGACTTGAATAGCCTTGGTGCTGTTGAAAGGATTGCTGAACCTTTTGTTGCTCGGCAGCTTCGAGCTTGTACCAGCCATTTTGAAACATCAGATTATATAATTCTCGCTGCTCGTTTTGAGTCTCAGTAAAAATGCTTAATAAATCCTTGTATAGTCCTTCATGACTTGCCTCATTCATGGCAGTATTATAGGATGCAGTCATATATTTCTCCATAGCTAATAAATCATTCACAAGGTCGCGGTCATTCATTTTTTCATTATTAGGTACAGTTGTCTGTGGATTTTGGATTTTTTGCTGATTTTGCAATCTTAATCCTCCTTACATCATTTGCTGATTTTGTTGATTTGGTTGTGTTTGTAAATGTTCTTGTAAATGATGAAGAATTTTCTCGTAATGACGCTGATGCATCTGGCCACATTTCTCCAATGTTGCTTTTATCGATGAATCTTGACAATGCATCGCTGTAAAATGCGCCTTCTTCATCGCAAGTAAATTCCAGGAAAGCATATCATTAATATAGGATAGATCTTTCGTTGATAATATTGCTGGTGGCTGTTGCATAGTTCCTTGCTGCTGTTGTTGTTGATTAAAGCCTTGCTGTTGCAATTGTCAAACCCCCATTTTAAATGAAATTATTGTTTTTTATATTGATTATTTTGGCTATTTACTTTTCCTCCACCATCTGCTTCAACCGTAGGACCTGCATCGCCTTTTACACTAGCAGCACTGACACCAGCTTTAGAAGGATTTTTCTTGTGCTTCGGCATTTTTTCACCTCCATTGCTATGTGTAGATTTACCTAATTAGCTATTTTTTATCCAATTAGCGGTTGTTCAATGAAAAGGGATCTTTTCTTAAACAATGTTGCTATTTAAGTAAAGTTTTAACTAATCCATCCATATCAGCTGAAGATTGCTACAACTTTCATTTGCAATCACCATAAGAATTGTTAGAATCCTTTTTTATCCGGAAATTTGGCTTTTACAGAAGCAACATACTATACGAAAACCCCCATGTATAAAAATAATTTAGAAAATTTGTCATTTTTAGAGATTAATAATTGATAGTTTCTGTAAAATCGTATATATTATAAGTAGTAAACTCATTCATGGGATTTTTTTTAACAGCAAAATGAATGAGTATTCATTCAAAAATGTTAATAAGATGGCATTGAAGGAGGAAATAGCATTGAGTTACAGCATTAAAAAAGCGGCTGTTATCGGTTCTGGTGTAATGGGATCAGGAATTGCTGCACATTTAGCGAATATTGGGATTCCAACTTTGCTATTGGATATCGTGCCCAAAGAACTTTCAGATGAAGAGAAATTAAAGGGATTATCACTAGAGGATAAAATTGTTAGAAATCGACTGAGTGAACTTGCCTTGAAAAAATTACTTAAACAAAAGCCTGCACCGCTAACATCAAAGGATAATCTTGCCCTTATAGAAGCAGGGAATTTAGAAGATGATCTATCCAAGTTAGCGGAAGTAGATTGGATTATTGAAGTGGTTGTAGAAAAGCTTAAAGTAAAAAAACAAGTGTTTGAACAAATTGATCAATATCGGAAACAAGGAAGTATTGTCAGTTCAAATACTTCAGGAATTTCTGTTGAAGCGATGGCAGAAGATCGTTCCGAGGATTTTAAAAAGCATTTCTTAGGCACTCATTTTTTTAATCCACCTAGATATTTAAAGCTTCTTGAAGTCATTCCTACTCAGCATACTAATCCAGCAGTAGTCCAATTTATGAAGGTTTTTGGTGAGGATGTGCTAGGTAAAGGGGTAGTTCTAGCGAAAGATACACCAAACTTTATCGGTAATCGTATTGGAACATATGGACTTCTTGTGACAGTTCAAGAAATGTTAAAAGGTGGATATAGTGTTGGGGAAGTTGATTCTGTTACAGGTCCATTAATTGGGCGTCCAAAAAGTGCAACATTTAGAACATTAGATGTTGTTGGCTTAGATACCTTTATTCACGTAGCGAATAATGTATATGATCAGGTAGATGGTAAAGAAAAAGAAGTATTTACAGTCCCGGCATTTATGAAAAAAATGTTCGAAAATGGCTGGTTAGGTAGTAAGAGCGGTCAAGGTTTTTATTTGAAAAAAGGAAAAGAGATTTTAGAACTCGATCCTCATACGCTCGAGTATGGCGAAAGAAAAAAATTAAAATCAGCTTCCTTAGAAATGGTTAAGCAAGTAAAAGGTACATCGGCTAAAATGAAAGCGCTTGTCTATGCGGAAGATAAGGTCGGAAAGTTATTATGGAATATCTTTGCACCGGTTCTTGTCTATTCAGCAGAGTTAATGAACGTGATTGCTGACGATATTGTGTCTATCGATAATGCAATGAAATGGGGTTTCGGTTGGAAGCAGGGTCCATTTGAAGTGTGGGATGCCATAGGTGTGGAACAATCAGTAAATAAAATGAAAGAACAAGGTTTAGCTGTTCCTACATGGATAGAAGAAATGTTAGCAAAAGGAATCACTTCTTTCTACAAGGAAGAAAGTGATGGAATGTATTTCTATGATTCTAGTGATTACAAAAAAATAGAACAGAATCCTAAAGTGATAAATTTAAAACAACTAAAAAATCAAGGGAAATTAATTAAGAAAAATACAGGTGCAAGCTTAATTGACATTGGTGATGGTGTTGCATTATTAGAATTTCACTCTCCTAATAATGCTATCGGTTTAGATATTTTGCAAATGATTAACTACTCTGTTGATGAAGTCGCCAAAAATTATAAGGGTCTTGTCATCGGAAACCAAGGGAAGAACTTTTGTGTAGGAGCCAATCTTGCTCTTATGTTAATGGAGGCACAGGATGATAATATCTATGAATTAGATATGGTCGTGCGACAATTCCAAAATGCGATGATGAAAATCAAATATAGTCCAAGGCCTGTAGTCACTGCACCTTTTGCTATGACACTTGGTGGTGGTTCAGAGGTTTGCCTGCCTTCTGCACATATTCAAGCTACTATGGAAACCTATATGGGTCTCGTTGAGGTAGGTGTTGGTCTACTTCCTGGTGGTGGAGGTAATAAGGAGTTATATATTAAGCATCTAAAAAATATGCCAAATGGAGTGGACTTTGATTTACAAAAAGTGGCTAATAAAGTATTTGAAACAATTGCTATGGCAAAAGTATCTACGTCTGCGGAAGAAGCAAGAGAAAATAATTTCTTGAACAATGCAGATGGTATTAGTGTGAATGCAGATCATCAATTATATGATGCAAAGCAAGCGGTTCTGTCTCTCTATTCACAAGGCTATAAGCCACCAATTCGCCAAAAGGTACCTGTCGTTGGAGAACCAGGATATGCCACTTTATTGTTAGGTGCCCAAGGCATGCATTTATCAGGTTATATTTCAGAACATGATATGAAAATAGCGAAGAAAATAGCTTTTGTAATCTCAGGTGGGAAGGTTCCTTATGGTACTAAAGTTGATGAACAATACTTATTAGATCTTGAAAGGGAAGCCTTCTTAAGCCTTATTCAAGAACCAAAAACACAGCAACGTATGCAGCATATGCTTGTAAAGGGAAAACCATTAAGAAATTAATAAACTAACGAATGAATAAGATAATCAGAGCAAAGGAAATGAGGGATTACACATGCGAGAAGCGGTCATCGTTGCTGGTGCAAGAACACCAGTCGGTAAGGCAGGTAAAGGCACACTTGCCACTGTAAGACCAGATGATTTAGGTGCATTAGTTGTGAAAGAAACATTAAAGCGTGCCGGAAACTACGAAGGAAATATCGATGATTTGATTATTGGCTGTGCAATGCCAGAAGCAGAACAAGGATTAAATATGGCAAGAAATATAGGTGCACTCGCTGGACTACCGAATACAGTACCAGCAGTGACTATAAACCGTTATTGCTCATCAGGACTTCAAGCTATTGCATATGGAGCGGAACGAATTATGCTTGGTTCTTCCGATACAGTTCTTGCAGGGGGAGCAGAATCTATGAGTCTTGTACCTATGATGGGGCATGTAGTTCGTCCGAATGCCACTTTAGCAGAAACAGCTCCTGAATATTATATGGGAATGGGACATACGGCTGAGCAAGTTGCGCAGAAATTTGACGTTTCCCGTGAGGATCAAGATGCATTCGCTGTTAGAAGTCATCAAAGAGCAGCAAAAGCAATAGCGGAAGGTAAATTTATCGATGAAATTGTTCCTGTTAATGTTACATTACGTTCAGTTGGAGCAGATCATAAGTTAATTGAGAAAAACATTGTATTTAAACAAGATGAAGGTGTTCGTCCCGATTCAACGGTAGAGGTGCTTGGTAAATTAAGACCAGCGTTCTCGATTAAAGGATCTGTTACTGCGGGAAATTCTTCACAAACAAGTGATGGCGCTGCCGCTGTATTATTAATGGATCGTGAAAAGGCGGTATCACATGGACTAGAACCAATGGCCAAATTTCGTTCATTCGCCGTAGCTGGTGTTCCTCCTGAAATTATGGGAATTGGTCCTGTTGAAGCGATTCCTAAAGCCTTGAAAATTGCTGGCTTGGAATTATCAGATATTGGATTATTTGAATTAAATGAGGCTTTTGCTTCCCAATCCATTCAAGTGATTCGCAAACTAGGCTTAGATGAGGAGATTGTCAATGTGAACGGAGGAGCCATTGCTCTTGGTCATCCTCTTGGTTGCACAGGAACAAAATTAACGTTATCTCTCATTCATGAAATGAAACGAAGAAAGGTTCAATTTGGTGTTGTAACGATGTGTATTGGTGGCGGTATGGGGGCTGCTGGTGTATTTGAATTAATATAAAAAAGTGTTTTTTATTAATATCTTAATTTTTACTTGTTAGTTTCGTAGGCTAATTTAGAATAGAAAAATTGATTTTAGCTATATAAAAAACAATATGTAAAAGATTTGAATAAAGGATTAGGAGGAATCGATAATGACAAATCAAACAGATAAATTGATTAAAGGTGGAAGCTTTTTAATTGAAGATATTTCCTATGAGCAAATGTTTACTCCTGAGGATTATACAGACGAACAAAAAATGATTGCTAAAACAACAGAAGACTATATTAATAATGAAGTTGTTCCTCAAGTGGAGTATCTTGAAAAGCATGAATTTGATCGTTCTGTTAAACTATTGAAAAAAGCTGGTGAACTAGGTTTACTAGGCGCCGATGTTCCAGAAGAATATGGTGGCTTAGAATTAGATAAAGTAAGTTCTGCACTTATTTCTGAAAAAATGGCTAAAGTTGGTGGATTCTCTATCTCTCATGGTGCCCATGTAGGAATTGGTTCCTTACCAATTGTTTTGTTTGGTAATGAAGAGCAAAAGCAAAAATATTTACCACTACTTGCGACAGGTGAAAAGCTAGCTGCATATGCATTAACAGAGCCGAGCTCAGGATCGGATGCATTAGGTGCGAAAACAACGGCTAAATTAAATGAGGTTGGAACACATTACATTTTAAATGGTGAAAAACAATGGATTACAAATGCAGGGTTTGCCGATGTCTTTGTTGTTTATGCGAAGATTGATGGCGATAAATTTTCCGCATTTATTGTTGAACGTGATTATCCAGGTGTGTCTACTGGGGCAGAAGAAAAGAAGATGGGAATTAAGAGTTCCTCAACACGTACGTTAATTTTAGAGGATGCTGAAGTTCCTGTGGAGAATCTGCTTGGTGAAGTGGGAAAAGGTCATAAAATTGCTTTCAATATTTTAAATATTGGACGTTATAAATTAGGTGTGGGTACAGTTGGCGGATCAAAAAGTGCGTTTGAAATTACAGCAAAATATGCTAATCAAAGAAAACAATTCAAAACACCAATTTCTTCATTTAATTTAACGAAAGAAAAGCTTGCAACAATGGCAGCAAAAATTTACGCAGCTGAAAGTTCAGTTTATCGTACGGTTGGTCTCTTTGATGAAAGAATGAGCCATATTGATGTGAAGGATGGTCATGAAATTGCTAATTCGATTGCTGAATATGCAATTGAATGTTCATTAAATAAAGTATTTGGTTCAGAAG contains:
- a CDS encoding FecCD family ABC transporter permease; this encodes MVLKKNWQKLSATIVSIIILLLLIAMSIVLGYTGISIKTAIQSFTDYNGSNQHVIITTVRLPRAMIAAAVGACLAMAGVIMQTLTKNPLAAPEILGTNAGAGFAVVLAVTLFHVSGLQAFAWISFAGAAVATAGVYVISSVGREGLTPMKLTLAGAAIAALFSSFTQGLLSINDAALEQVLFWLAGSVQGRKLEILQSILPYMIAGWVIALIFASKMNVLAMGEDVAKGLGLKTGLVKIVSGLLVIFLAGSAVAVAGPIGFIGIVVPHISRKIIGIDHRWLLPFSGILGGILLLAADIAARYVIMPQEVPVGVMTAIIGVPFFIYIARRGFNGR
- a CDS encoding FecCD family ABC transporter permease gives rise to the protein MSQYKNLRLFKGKISFLVDLRAAWVIFLLFIVTLIALIVSTGLGDMNINPLTVVKTFFGGGTSLEQLVVLKFRLPRIIVSLFVGIALAMAGGILQGIIRNPLASPDIIGITGGAGAAVVSFLAIFSNKDNSLTVSIGWLPVAAFLGAAIVAFLVYFLAWKDGVSPIRLVLIGIGISAVMKAITTLLMILGPIYRASDANIWLTGTVNGSSWGNVSVIVPWVIILTIVALISARKINIQEFGDELATGVGSHVQRQRFFLLLLSTALVGAAVAFGGGIGFVGLMAPHMARRLVGSSFGALLPASAFLGGILVMVADLIGRTVFTPLEVPAGVFTAAIGAPYFIYLLFRTKSS
- a CDS encoding ABC transporter ATP-binding protein; the encoded protein is MMRETIQTKSLTLGYGDSIIIDELDLNIPKGEITVFIGGNGCGKSTLLRSMARLLKPEAGSVLLAGKEIAKLPTKEVAKNLSILPQTPVAPEGLTVLQLVKQGRFPYQTWLKQWSDEDEQIVMRALQATRMMDYKDRPVDELSGGQRQRAWIAMTLAQDTDVILLDEPTTYLDMTHQIEILDLLFELNEKENRTIVMVLHDLNLACRYAHNIVAIRDKKVYAQGTPESVISCQMVRDVFDMNCQVTMDPLFGTPLCIPHGKGRCILKGGKIDAI
- a CDS encoding IucA/IucC family C-terminal-domain containing protein, which codes for MQSRSMTELSKYRLLNELKQQDFILELKDFFNKEHLPDILVRIGQKLGAPTNKVTASMIAKRMAFFGVIHLYAMSVLNQRFIVKIDDIKLVGRAEDRLWLPDFYFEHYFAEDALNDRVKWREEVIQNIFSGFFHPMIEALRRETRFSKLVMWENIAIYIFWLYESLMKDNEYKWIHHQLEDDYRFIVHEASPELFGPYKYNPLTRFDSEKVIRENLVEPVRVRKTCCLANLLEEKNGKRCSTCPNGCNMPPF
- a CDS encoding YusU family protein; translation: MDQVFQDQFEALIEKYTELLLGESNEELMEKVKIWVLYTYISKSMPALAKHWNTLYPESKEQLKQLIYEIKQLNDEHRAKGRDNQ
- a CDS encoding (Fe-S)-binding protein, whose product is MKSVTERKIIQQGFMDRMDEDELLNCMRCGFCLPSCPTYIESGFQELQSPRGRIALMKAVKDGLLEPDEDVERSLSLCLGCRACEPVCPSGVKYGHLLEEARDIIQQNKKQKAPVKTVRNAVFEGLFPHQNRMRTVTSLLGIYQRSGLQKVTRKIGFMKLFPESLATMEKVLPKVPKRKEMNNRPEFLPAEQKRLKRVAFFAGCLMDTMFLETNNGTLKLLQKAGCEIVIPKTQGCCGALHGHSGEKAKAIEMAKLNIEAFEHTNADYIITNAGGCGAFLIDYDHLLMNDPEWYPRAKAFKEKLKDITQILVELDFHKHVSLHLPNQCITYQDSCHLRNVMKTAEAPRLLLQSIDGVQYYEMKDADRCCGSAGIYNIVESEMSMKILDSKMKNVIETNTTTIVTANPGCLLQMKLGIEREGLSDKMRAVHIVDLLIEALND